In Heteronotia binoei isolate CCM8104 ecotype False Entrance Well chromosome 1, APGP_CSIRO_Hbin_v1, whole genome shotgun sequence, the genomic window tttacattatttatattgctatttttacTGTTAAATCtgttctatgccaataaaggcttgatCTTGCTCTTGCTATAGCGTCTAGTGCCTATCCTCAAAAtacgccccaagtttcaaaaaagattgaaccagggggtccaattctatgagccccccaaaaaggttcccctatccttcattatttcctatggaaggaaggcattgaaaaggtgtgctgtccctttaaatgtgatagccagaactccctttagagttcaatgatgcttgtcacagccttgatcttggctccaccccaatgtctcctggctccaccccccaaagtccccagatatttcttgaagtggacttgacaaccctaacccCTGCTCACAGCCATCATTAATACCCACTGATAATGAATCCTACGATCTAATTCTTGGTCGAGCGAAGATGCATTGGTTGAGGAGGTGGCTTGAGTGAACCGAACGAGCGTGAAAACGAAACTGAGAAGGAACCAAAGACGTTAGGAAAGGAAATGATTTCAGCATTTTATTGTCAGAAGTGCTACATCTCAATAGTACAGGACAGGACCCCAAACACCAAAGAGAGGATAAGTCCAGCCCATAAGACAGACGTGCCTCCCCAAACGATAAGAAAgttgaagggaagggaagaatgaAGATGGTTCCGTTTTATGATGGAGGCAGGCACAAGGCTTGAGGCATCTATGAAAGGCATCCAGGAAGTCGGCCAGCAGACTCACAAGGTCAGCAACCAGGAGGCTGAGTTTTACTTCGGGAGGTTCTTTATCATTGCTTGCATGGCTGGCAACAAGGGGTACTTGGGCAACAGCTGGGGGCGCAAGAAGGTGCGGGACAGCAGTTAGCGGGGGCACACTTGTTACAGCAACAGGGGGCACAGCATGGGAGCTCACCGGGCATGCAGGAACACACCTGGATACCCCCACGCTGGGCACAGCAGCAGGGACAGCAACCACACTTGCTACAGGGCTTCTGGTTACAGCAGCAGGGGTTACAGCCACACTTGCTGCAACAGTTCTTTGGCTTACAGCAGCAAGGGTCACAGCCGCACTGGCTGCAACAGGTTTTTTTCTTACAGCAGCAAGGGTTACAGCCGCACTTGCTGCAACAGCAGGACTTCTGGTTACAGCAGCAGGGGTTACAGCCGCACTTGCTGCAACAGCCGGACTTCTGGTTACAGCAGCAGGGGTTACAGCCGCACTTGCTGCAACAGCTCTTCTGTTCGCAGCAGCAGGGGGAACACCCACACTTCTTGCAACTGCACTGCTGGGTACAGCAGGGGTTACAGCTGTTCTGGTTGCAGCAACATGGGTTACATCCACATTTGCTGCAACAGCAGGACTTTTGGTTACAGCAGCATGGATTACACCCGCATTTGCTACAGCAGGATTTTTGCTGACAGCAGCAGGGGTTGCAGCCACACTTGCTGCAGCAGCAGGACTTCTGGTTACAGCAGCATGGATTACACCCGCATTTGCTACAGCAGGATTTTTGCTGACAGCAGCAGGGGTTACAGCCGCACTTGCTGCAACAGCTGGACTTCTGGTTACAGCAGCATGGATTACACCCGCATTTGCTACAGCAGGATTTTTGCTGACAGCAGCAGGGGTTACAGCCACACTTGCTGCAACACTTCTTCTGTTTGCAGCAACAGGAAGAACAGCCACATTTCTTGCAACTGCATTGCTGGGTACAGCAGGGGTTACAGCTGTTCTGGTTGCAGCAACATGGATTACATCCACATTTACTGCAACAGGACTTTTGGTTACAGCAACAAGGGTTACATCCACACTTGCTGCAACAGCAAGACTTCTGGTTACAGCAACAGGGGTCACAGCCACACTTGCTGCAACAGCAGGACTTCTGGTTACAGCAACAGGGGTTACAGCCACACTTGCTGCAACAGCAGGACTTCTGGTTACAGCAGCAGGGGTTACAGCCGCACTTGCTGCAGCAGCAGGACTTCTGGTTACAGCAGCAGGGGTTACAGCCGCACTTGCTGCAACAGCAGGACTTTTGGTTACAGCAGCATGGATTACAGCCACATTTGCTGCAGCAGCTCTTCTGTTTGCAGCAGCAGGGGGAACAACCACACTTCTTGCAGCTGCGTtgttggctacagcaggggttaCAGCTGTTCTGGTTGCAGCAACATGGGTTACATCCACATTTGCTGCAACAGCAGGACTTCTGGTTACAGCAGCAGGGGTTACAGCCACACTTGCTGCAACAGCCGCACTTCTGGTTACAGCAGCAGGGGTTGCAGCCACACTTGCTGCAGCAGCAGGACTTCTGGTTACAGCAGCATGGATTACACCCGCATTTGCTACAGCAGGATTTTTGCTGACAGCAGCAGGGGTTACAGCCGCACTTGCTGCAACAGCAGGACTTCTGGTTACAGCAGCATGGATTACACCCGCATTTGCTACAGCAGGATTTTTGCTGACAGCAGCAGGGGTTGCAGCCACACTTGCTGCAGCAGCAGGACTTCTGGTTACAGCAGCATGGATTACACCCGCATTTGCTACAGCAGGATTTTTGCTGACAGCAGCAGGGGTTACAGCCACACTTGCTGCAACACTTCTTCTGTTTGCAGCAGCAGGAAGAACAGCCACATTTCTTGCAACTGCATTGCTGGGTACAGCAGGGGTTACAGCTGTTCTGGTTGCAGCAACATGGATTACATCCACATTTACTGCAACAGGACTTTTGGTTACAGCAACAGGGGTTACATCCACACTTGCTGCAACAGCAGGACTTCTGGTTACAGCAGCAGGGGTTACAGCCGCACTTGCTGCAACAACAGGACTTCTGGTTACAGCAGCAGGGGTTACATCCACACTTGCTGCAGCAGCAGGACTTCTGGTTACAGCAGCAGGGGTTACAACCACACTTGCTGCAACAGCAGGACTTTTGGTTACAGCAGCACGGATTACAGCCACATTTGCTGCAGCAGCTCTTCTGTTTGCAGCAGCAGGGGGAACAACCACACTTCTTGCAACTGCGTtgttggctacagcaggggttaCAGCTGTTCTGGTTGCAGCAACATGGGTTACATCCACATTTGCTGCAACAGCAGGACTTTTGGTTACAGCAGCAGGGGTTACAGCCGCACTTGCTGCAACAGCCGCACTTCTGGTTACAGCAGCAGGGGTTACAGCCGCACTTGCTGCAACAGCAGGACTTCTGGTTACAGCAGCAGGGGTTA contains:
- the LOC132583785 gene encoding sericin 1-like translates to MGAHRACRNTPGYPHAGHSSRDSNHTCYRASGYSSRGYSHTCCNSSLAYSSKGHSRTGCNRFFSYSSKGYSRTCCNSRTSGYSSRGYSRTCCNSRTSGYSSRGYSRTCCNSSSVRSSRGNTHTSCNCTAGYSRGYSCSGCSNMGYIHICCNSRTFGYSSMDYTRICYSRIFADSSRGCSHTCCSSRTSGYSSMDYTRICYSRIFADSSRGYSRTCCNSWTSGYSSMDYTRICYSRIFADSSRGYSHTCCNTSSVCSNRKNSHISCNCIAGYSRGYSCSGCSNMDYIHIYCNRTFGYSNKGYIHTCCNSKTSGYSNRGHSHTCCNSRTSGYSNRGYSHTCCNSRTSGYSSRGYSRTCCSSRTSGYSSRGYSRTCCNSRTFGYSSMDYSHICCSSSSVCSSRGNNHTSCSCVVGYSRGYSCSGCSNMGYIHICCNSRTSGYSSRGYSHTCCNSRTSGYSSRGCSHTCCSSRTSGYSSMDYTRICYSRIFADSSRGYSRTCCNSRTSGYSSMDYTRICYSRIFADSSRGCSHTCCSSRTSGYSSMDYTRICYSRIFADSSRGYSHTCCNTSSVCSSRKNSHISCNCIAGYSRGYSCSGCSNMDYIHIYCNRTFGYSNRGYIHTCCNSRTSGYSSRGYSRTCCNNRTSGYSSRGYIHTCCSSRTSGYSSRGYNHTCCNSRTFGYSSTDYSHICCSSSSVCSSRGNNHTSCNCVVGYSRGYSCSGCSNMGYIHICCNSRTFGYSSRGYSRTCCNSRTSGYSSRGYSRTCCNSRTSGYSSRGYSRTCCSSRTSGYSSMDYSHICYSRIFADSSRGYSRTCCNSRTSGYSSRGCSHTCCSSRTSGYSSMDYTRICYSRIFADSSRGYSRTCCNSRTSGYSSRGCSHTCCSSRTSGYSSRGCSHTCCSSRTSGYSSRGCSHTCCSSRTSGYSSRGYSRTCCNSRTSGYSSRGCSHTCCSSRTSGYSSMDYTRICYSRIFADSSRGCSHTCCSSRTSGYSSRGYSRTCCNSRTSGYSSRGYSRICCSSRTSGYSSRGYSRTCCSSRTSGHNSRDYSHIYCNNSSGHSNRDSSHTCHSSPS